One genomic window of Ketobacter sp. MCCC 1A13808 includes the following:
- a CDS encoding MBL fold metallo-hydrolase, translated as MELLSFKTPEIAHFAYLLSDGHNAALIDPRRDTQEYLKAARERGVQIRYIFETHRQEDFVMGSTFLAQQTGAQIVNGTHELFGHGDLRLEDGEHVTLGSLKLRALHTPGHTPESMCYAIYESEGNKPAWGVFTGDTLFFGTTGRTDLTDRNKSVENAAILYDSVHSKLSGLGDTALILPAHGPGSVCGSGMASRPSSTLGVEKKENDVFTLSRQEFANKKGSEQLSRPPFFRHMEKVNLEGGIAPVNSTGTIQIVDVDTIREKNKETLVYDTREPEAYAGGHVSDSYSIWLGGLPVFGGWVADKNSEIYLITDRESDIDTAVTYLSRIGIDNVKGALAGGFGNWRKSGAPISTSGTISAQELKDDPLSFQILDVREKDEFIKGHIPGSENIFVGHLLHKLDELDFDKSRPVIVTCGVGHRAGLGVSILRRGGYKDVRNLLGGMSAWNQLNLATIQ; from the coding sequence ATGGAACTACTATCTTTTAAGACGCCAGAAATAGCGCACTTCGCTTATCTACTTTCAGATGGCCATAATGCCGCTCTGATTGACCCGAGACGCGACACGCAAGAATACCTAAAAGCAGCAAGAGAGCGGGGAGTGCAAATCCGATACATATTTGAGACCCACCGCCAGGAAGATTTCGTCATGGGTTCTACCTTTCTAGCTCAACAAACAGGAGCACAAATTGTTAATGGCACCCATGAGCTCTTCGGCCACGGGGATCTCCGTCTAGAAGATGGCGAGCACGTCACACTGGGTTCTTTAAAACTACGTGCATTGCATACGCCGGGGCACACTCCAGAAAGCATGTGTTATGCAATATACGAATCTGAAGGTAATAAGCCCGCCTGGGGAGTTTTCACAGGCGACACCTTATTTTTCGGAACAACAGGACGAACAGATCTAACCGACCGAAATAAATCCGTTGAAAATGCAGCCATTCTTTATGATTCAGTTCATTCTAAATTATCGGGGTTGGGGGATACGGCTTTAATACTCCCGGCCCACGGTCCAGGTTCCGTCTGCGGTAGTGGGATGGCTTCGCGCCCTTCTTCAACCCTTGGTGTTGAAAAAAAAGAAAACGATGTGTTCACACTAAGCCGGCAAGAGTTCGCCAACAAAAAAGGAAGTGAACAATTGTCCCGACCTCCCTTCTTTCGGCATATGGAAAAAGTGAATCTGGAAGGTGGAATAGCACCGGTAAACAGCACAGGTACAATTCAAATAGTCGATGTTGATACTATTCGAGAAAAAAATAAGGAAACACTTGTCTACGATACGAGAGAACCGGAAGCTTACGCGGGTGGCCACGTTAGCGATAGTTATAGTATATGGCTAGGCGGGTTACCCGTTTTCGGTGGGTGGGTGGCGGATAAAAATTCTGAGATTTATTTGATTACCGACCGCGAGAGCGATATCGATACCGCCGTCACTTATCTTTCCCGAATCGGGATCGACAATGTGAAAGGTGCATTGGCCGGCGGATTCGGAAATTGGCGAAAATCTGGAGCGCCAATATCGACTAGCGGCACTATCTCAGCACAGGAACTAAAGGATGATCCGCTATCATTCCAGATTCTGGATGTCCGCGAGAAAGACGAATTCATCAAGGGGCATATTCCCGGATCTGAAAATATTTTCGTCGGCCATTTACTCCATAAACTGGATGAGCTTGATTTTGATAAAAGTCGTCCAGTGATAGTGACCTGTGGCGTGGGACACAGGGCTGGGCTTGGCGTCAGTATTCTTCGCCGCGGAGGTTATAAAGATGTCCGCAACCTGTTGGGTGGAATGTCTGCATGGAATCAGTTGAATTTAGCCACGATTCAGTAA
- a CDS encoding diguanylate cyclase domain-containing protein, producing MSIKLHHSLSLRTGVFILIGAALQTLLLSFYFYKQIYNEQLSQADHQIDQLVSTIESSAAVAAYLDNQELAKEVVRGLASNDIVLASSLRSTSGMRIDIGDWVSADGSPTDESKVRHFKLVSPFMPDESTGEILLRPNNEDIEDRANTVARVYVLTLVAHSLGLTLLVILLINGMLTRPLKKLAELLHSTSPGSSDRLPMLRGHRSDEVGQLISDTNELLDSVQITLEEERRLRLYVESVEKRFRLIFEEASCGIALVDDSGRITLSNPSFDAIMSSIVGDESKDTLKFVDLFEDVHLVGELLKGARDSSALSQDLQLASPQRNSRRWLHALFSPVRDEQDELLIECILYDISERARREQRIRQEAERDSLTQLYNRRAGERLLEDALQKAHDEDQMCALMLIDLDRFKPINDTYGHEAGDKVLVSIAERMKEALRDGDLVIRWGGDEFLVFVCPGTQIASVSVIAQKLLDYITKPIEFAAGCEDYVGASIGISLYPQHGDQLSDLINQADKAMYKVKQRGRNHFQIFEPTDHDIDE from the coding sequence GTGTCAATTAAACTCCATCACTCTCTGTCTTTACGTACTGGTGTATTCATTCTGATAGGGGCAGCTTTACAAACGCTTTTACTGTCTTTTTACTTTTATAAGCAAATCTATAACGAACAATTGTCGCAGGCAGATCACCAGATCGATCAATTGGTCTCTACCATAGAAAGTAGTGCAGCGGTGGCGGCGTATCTGGATAATCAGGAACTCGCTAAAGAGGTGGTTCGTGGTTTGGCTAGCAACGATATTGTGTTGGCATCTTCACTACGTTCAACATCGGGTATGCGTATCGATATTGGAGACTGGGTTAGTGCCGATGGCTCTCCAACGGATGAAAGTAAGGTACGCCATTTTAAGCTGGTATCACCCTTTATGCCAGATGAGTCCACTGGCGAGATTCTTTTAAGGCCGAATAACGAAGATATAGAAGATCGCGCAAACACGGTGGCCCGGGTTTACGTGCTTACTCTGGTTGCTCATTCATTGGGTTTAACTCTGTTAGTTATTCTATTAATTAATGGTATGTTGACCCGCCCCCTGAAAAAGCTTGCTGAGCTGCTGCACTCCACGTCACCCGGTAGCAGCGATCGATTACCCATGTTGCGGGGACACCGATCTGACGAAGTTGGTCAATTGATATCGGATACCAATGAACTTTTGGATTCCGTCCAGATCACGTTAGAAGAAGAACGGCGCTTACGATTGTATGTCGAATCCGTTGAAAAGCGGTTCAGGCTCATATTCGAAGAAGCCAGCTGTGGTATTGCATTGGTTGATGATAGCGGAAGAATAACCTTATCCAACCCTTCATTTGATGCGATTATGTCCTCTATTGTTGGCGATGAAAGTAAAGACACGTTGAAGTTTGTGGACCTGTTTGAAGATGTGCATTTGGTGGGAGAGTTGTTGAAGGGGGCACGAGACAGTTCAGCCTTGAGTCAGGATCTTCAGTTAGCCAGTCCACAACGGAACTCGCGCCGCTGGCTGCATGCACTTTTTTCTCCCGTTCGCGATGAACAGGATGAGTTACTGATTGAATGTATTCTTTACGATATTTCAGAGCGCGCCAGACGCGAGCAACGCATTCGGCAAGAAGCGGAAAGAGATTCATTGACACAACTATACAACCGTCGAGCTGGTGAACGTTTACTAGAGGACGCGTTGCAAAAAGCTCATGACGAAGATCAGATGTGTGCATTAATGTTAATCGACCTGGATCGCTTTAAACCTATCAATGATACCTATGGGCATGAGGCGGGCGATAAGGTACTGGTTTCAATTGCCGAGCGGATGAAAGAGGCGCTGCGTGATGGGGATTTGGTGATTCGCTGGGGAGGAGATGAATTTTTGGTTTTTGTCTGCCCGGGCACTCAAATTGCCTCAGTCTCCGTGATTGCCCAAAAATTACTGGATTACATTACCAAACCCATTGAATTTGCCGCAGGATGCGAAGATTATGTGGGCGCCAGTATTGGCATATCCTTGTATCCTCAACACGGCGATCAGCTATCTGACCTGATAAACCAAGCGGATAAAGCAATGTATAAAGTCAAACAGCGGGGACGTAATCATTTTCAGATTTTTGAGCCGACGGATCACGATATTGATGAGTAA
- a CDS encoding CBS domain-containing protein, producing MQVKHVATHKPEFIDATTSIQAVAEIMRETGCGCLPVGDDSKQKLVGIVTDRDIVLKAVAQGKDLGAKVSDIATEKVFYCFEDDDISDILHNMKQHQIQRLVVLKDQSSKQFRGMITLSDIAKKCTDGGAMSEGIAQCCKPYH from the coding sequence ATGCAAGTTAAACATGTTGCTACCCATAAACCGGAATTCATTGATGCTACCACTTCCATACAAGCAGTAGCAGAAATCATGCGCGAAACAGGATGCGGATGTTTACCTGTGGGAGACGATAGTAAGCAAAAATTGGTGGGCATCGTCACAGATCGCGATATCGTGTTAAAGGCGGTTGCCCAAGGTAAAGATTTGGGCGCGAAAGTATCGGATATAGCGACGGAGAAAGTGTTCTATTGCTTCGAGGATGATGATATCTCAGATATTCTTCACAATATGAAACAGCACCAAATTCAACGGCTAGTAGTTCTAAAGGACCAGTCGAGCAAACAGTTCAGAGGTATGATCACACTGTCTGATATCGCGAAAAAATGCACTGATGGTGGCGCTATGTCCGAAGGGATTGCTCAGTGTTGTAAACCCTACCATTAG
- the trxA gene encoding thioredoxin, with product MDAVNFDDIINNAAVPVLVDFWAEWCGPCKMVAPEFAKAAANLAGKAILLKVNTESEQQLAARFGVRSIPNFKLFVGGKLKFDQAGALSAAQIQQIVGQFAE from the coding sequence GTGGACGCTGTCAATTTTGATGACATAATTAATAATGCAGCTGTACCGGTTTTAGTGGATTTTTGGGCTGAGTGGTGTGGTCCATGCAAGATGGTTGCGCCCGAATTCGCTAAGGCTGCCGCCAACCTGGCAGGCAAGGCGATTTTGTTAAAGGTCAACACAGAATCCGAGCAACAACTGGCTGCCCGCTTTGGTGTTCGCAGTATCCCCAATTTCAAATTATTTGTGGGTGGTAAATTGAAATTTGATCAGGCAGGGGCACTTTCTGCTGCCCAGATTCAGCAGATCGTGGGCCAGTTTGCCGAATGA
- a CDS encoding class I SAM-dependent methyltransferase: MIIRLLCVFLLVLPYQAYAENKALKSAIEASHRVQSSPRDEYRHPYETLMFFGVEPSHHVVEIWPGASGWYTEILAPYLKDNGQLYAAQFNENSSSDYFRKSRQRFEEKTASQQALYSGMKITTFDPPSQGAIAPAGSVDRVLTFRNIHNWYMRGGGEERLISAFKAFFTALKPGGILGVVEHRLPESRPIDDMESSGYMQQSYVVNIAKKAGFELLESSEINANSKDSTQHPEGVWTLPPSLRLGEKDRKKYLAIGESDRMTLKFVKPRQNKSFSAER, from the coding sequence ATGATAATCAGATTGTTATGTGTATTTTTACTAGTGCTGCCATATCAAGCCTACGCAGAAAACAAGGCGCTGAAAAGCGCAATTGAGGCCAGCCATCGCGTCCAGAGCAGCCCTCGGGATGAATATCGTCACCCCTATGAAACTCTGATGTTTTTTGGAGTGGAGCCAAGTCATCATGTCGTTGAAATTTGGCCCGGCGCCAGTGGCTGGTATACCGAAATCCTTGCCCCTTATTTAAAAGACAATGGGCAGCTTTATGCCGCCCAATTCAATGAGAACTCAAGCTCCGATTACTTTCGTAAATCGCGTCAGCGGTTTGAAGAAAAGACAGCCTCTCAGCAGGCGCTTTACAGCGGTATGAAGATTACAACATTTGATCCACCATCACAGGGTGCGATTGCGCCGGCCGGCAGTGTTGATCGCGTGTTAACGTTTCGCAATATCCACAATTGGTATATGCGGGGGGGCGGTGAGGAACGGTTAATATCCGCATTTAAAGCGTTTTTTACCGCACTCAAACCCGGTGGGATTCTGGGTGTCGTCGAACATCGTTTGCCTGAATCCAGGCCGATTGACGACATGGAATCCAGTGGTTATATGCAGCAATCCTATGTTGTTAATATTGCCAAAAAGGCGGGCTTCGAGTTGCTGGAAAGTTCTGAAATCAATGCAAACTCAAAAGATAGCACACAGCACCCTGAGGGCGTCTGGACTTTGCCTCCTTCATTGCGATTAGGTGAAAAGGATAGGAAGAAGTATCTTGCCATCGGCGAAAGCGATCGAATGACATTAAAGTTCGTGAAACCTCGGCAAAATAAGTCATTTTCTGCTGAGAGGTAG
- a CDS encoding helix-turn-helix domain-containing protein produces the protein MRLIAKEMGSSHEDGYLIRTRISQDLQAAMLGITRQTLNKEMAELKRSGVIKKLGSHYWVKD, from the coding sequence ATGAGGCTTATAGCGAAGGAAATGGGTTCTTCCCATGAAGACGGCTATCTCATACGCACCCGAATTTCACAGGATCTTCAAGCCGCCATGCTGGGTATAACCAGGCAAACACTCAACAAGGAAATGGCGGAATTAAAAAGATCTGGTGTGATCAAGAAGCTCGGATCCCATTACTGGGTTAAAGATTGA
- a CDS encoding lipid A deacylase LpxR family protein, with protein MPASVYAEFEWVSFTLDNDLFLGDDGGYTNGLYLAFYDSEKQATHPEPSWLLTPLQWSIRDTSTVTAISAYTLGQTMVTPADITVTLPDKNDMPYAGLLFINSTFLSVNTNYADKIGVTLGVLGPLSLAEQSQKLIHKMLGSEEPKGWDTQLENELVFQLDRARAWQFWQSNDQRWDLVTLADLTLGTISSAINAGAMIRYGTRLSDSYATTLFGNTRTTNPISIAGSWNLYAGIKAGYKFNDIFMDGNTYRDSHSIEYKHESVGVILGFTFSWDGYSLALAATDSNLLVGKSGYPSESDARFGTLTLAIQL; from the coding sequence ATGCCTGCGTCCGTATATGCAGAGTTTGAATGGGTTTCATTCACGTTGGACAACGACCTGTTTCTAGGTGACGATGGGGGCTATACCAACGGACTCTATTTGGCATTCTATGATTCCGAAAAACAAGCAACGCACCCGGAACCGTCTTGGTTACTGACGCCCTTGCAATGGAGCATTAGAGACACCAGCACCGTCACTGCGATTAGTGCATACACCCTTGGGCAAACCATGGTGACACCTGCGGATATTACCGTCACGCTGCCCGACAAAAATGATATGCCCTATGCCGGCTTACTGTTCATCAACAGCACGTTTTTGTCAGTCAATACGAACTACGCTGACAAAATTGGCGTCACCCTGGGCGTGCTCGGCCCACTTTCATTGGCAGAACAATCTCAGAAATTGATACATAAAATGCTTGGGTCAGAAGAACCTAAGGGCTGGGACACACAACTGGAAAACGAATTGGTATTTCAGTTAGATCGGGCCAGGGCTTGGCAATTCTGGCAATCCAACGATCAACGTTGGGATCTGGTGACGCTGGCTGACCTCACACTCGGCACTATTTCCAGCGCCATCAACGCCGGTGCTATGATCCGGTATGGAACCCGGTTATCTGATTCCTATGCAACCACACTTTTTGGGAATACCAGAACCACCAATCCCATTTCCATTGCTGGAAGTTGGAACCTCTACGCGGGGATCAAAGCCGGCTACAAATTCAATGACATTTTTATGGATGGCAATACCTATCGCGACAGCCATTCAATCGAATATAAACACGAAAGTGTCGGCGTCATACTGGGGTTTACCTTTAGCTGGGACGGCTATTCTCTTGCATTGGCTGCAACGGACTCCAACCTTTTGGTAGGTAAATCAGGATACCCATCCGAAAGCGATGCAAGATTCGGTACCCTGACTCTGGCTATTCAGCTGTAA
- a CDS encoding ChaB family protein: MPYQNKTDLPDQVKQHLPSHAQEIYKEAFNNAWEQYADKKDRKGDDSREATSHKVAWSAVEKSYRKNSSGNWVKN, encoded by the coding sequence ATGCCGTATCAAAACAAAACCGACCTTCCTGACCAAGTAAAGCAGCATCTCCCCTCACATGCCCAGGAAATTTACAAGGAAGCGTTTAATAATGCCTGGGAGCAATACGCCGACAAGAAAGACCGCAAGGGTGATGATTCCCGAGAAGCCACCAGCCATAAGGTAGCTTGGTCTGCGGTGGAGAAAAGCTATCGCAAGAATTCATCGGGTAATTGGGTTAAAAATTAA
- a CDS encoding SDR family oxidoreductase has product MDRKNQHFMQDPRSQYDLSETKYDSSQPDPGLDTLLQPKADHGERSYKGSGRLTGRKALITGGDSGIGRAVAIAFAREGADLVLTYLESEETDGKETEQYLADSGVKVCSIVGDISNEEFCKELVHFAVDRLGSIDILVNNAAQQYYVEKLADLTSEQFQKTYATNVFSMFWITKAAVPHMPKGSSIINTTSIQSYQPSAGLLDYASSKSAITGFTKSLAKMLINEGIRVNAVAPGPIWTPLQQSGGQRPEKIENFGQGVPMGRPGQPAELAPMYVYLASQESSYVTAEVMGVTGGGHLP; this is encoded by the coding sequence ATGGACAGAAAAAATCAACACTTTATGCAGGACCCCCGATCTCAGTATGATTTATCTGAGACAAAATACGATTCATCACAACCCGATCCAGGGCTTGATACGCTGTTACAACCTAAAGCGGATCACGGAGAGAGATCGTATAAAGGGTCGGGCAGGTTAACTGGACGTAAAGCCTTAATTACAGGCGGAGACTCTGGAATTGGAAGGGCAGTGGCAATTGCCTTTGCCCGAGAGGGAGCGGATTTGGTTTTGACTTATCTGGAGAGTGAGGAAACCGACGGCAAAGAAACCGAGCAATATTTAGCAGATAGCGGAGTGAAGGTATGCTCAATTGTTGGCGATATTTCTAATGAAGAATTTTGCAAAGAGCTGGTCCATTTTGCTGTAGATAGACTTGGATCTATCGATATCCTCGTTAACAATGCAGCTCAACAATACTACGTAGAAAAATTGGCTGATTTAACCTCAGAGCAATTTCAAAAAACCTACGCTACCAACGTATTTTCAATGTTTTGGATTACTAAGGCTGCTGTGCCTCACATGCCAAAAGGGTCGAGTATCATTAATACGACGTCTATCCAATCCTACCAGCCCTCCGCCGGTTTGCTTGATTACGCGTCCAGCAAAAGCGCGATTACCGGTTTTACCAAAAGCCTCGCAAAAATGCTAATTAACGAGGGAATACGGGTAAACGCTGTCGCCCCCGGCCCTATTTGGACACCATTGCAGCAAAGTGGGGGACAGCGCCCTGAAAAGATAGAAAATTTTGGTCAGGGTGTTCCTATGGGTCGTCCCGGGCAGCCAGCGGAACTCGCACCTATGTACGTCTATCTTGCTTCTCAGGAATCGAGTTACGTTACTGCAGAAGTGATGGGGGTTACTGGGGGAGGTCACCTACCCTAA
- a CDS encoding pyridoxamine 5'-phosphate oxidase family protein: MSKSTRKELWEALDDSPFIMIGLNANDEHSEPMTVQLDKNADSEFWIFTTKTNRIAQGGPAMAQFSSKNHKVFACISGTLKTEDNPQIVDKFWSNPVDSWYELGRDDPSLCVMRFELKDAEVWTVHPGIKGMFKLFTNNDVQPEEMGKHEKIAL; this comes from the coding sequence ATGAGTAAGTCTACAAGAAAGGAACTTTGGGAAGCTTTGGATGATAGTCCCTTCATCATGATTGGCCTCAACGCGAACGACGAACATAGCGAGCCAATGACCGTGCAACTGGATAAAAACGCAGATAGCGAATTCTGGATTTTCACGACCAAGACCAACCGGATAGCGCAAGGCGGGCCCGCGATGGCTCAGTTCTCTAGCAAAAATCATAAAGTATTCGCCTGTATATCAGGCACTTTGAAAACGGAAGATAACCCACAAATAGTCGATAAGTTCTGGTCAAATCCCGTCGACTCCTGGTATGAACTTGGCCGCGATGACCCGAGCCTTTGCGTAATGCGTTTTGAATTAAAGGATGCCGAGGTTTGGACCGTCCATCCCGGTATTAAGGGCATGTTTAAATTGTTCACAAATAACGACGTGCAGCCCGAAGAAATGGGTAAGCATGAGAAAATCGCCTTGTAA
- a CDS encoding CocE/NonD family hydrolase C-terminal non-catalytic domain-containing protein gives MLITQLLSTQNIPAMLAYPEHMSQLMRSTQEHAMPLSNGLLLASLRAVDQQRSRILKGEMIQPYHYLTQEKARLLSPGEIVKMQIEIFPTSAVIRKGNKLRVAISPSNQAQGILNCPRQERAAGGITTIHNSPQYPFSVVLPIVPMAALN, from the coding sequence ATGTTGATAACGCAGTTACTTTCAACACAGAATATTCCGGCAATGCTGGCCTATCCAGAACATATGTCTCAGCTCATGCGATCGACTCAGGAGCATGCCATGCCGCTTTCCAACGGGTTGCTTTTAGCTTCTTTACGGGCGGTAGATCAGCAGCGCTCACGCATATTGAAAGGTGAAATGATACAGCCGTATCACTATCTGACTCAGGAGAAAGCCCGGTTGTTATCTCCGGGGGAAATTGTAAAGATGCAAATAGAAATATTTCCCACCAGCGCGGTTATTCGCAAGGGTAATAAGCTCCGGGTTGCGATCAGCCCCAGCAATCAAGCACAGGGCATTTTGAATTGCCCGCGTCAGGAACGTGCGGCAGGCGGCATTACAACGATTCACAATAGTCCTCAGTACCCGTTCAGTGTGGTTTTGCCGATTGTTCCGATGGCGGCACTGAATTAA
- a CDS encoding YihY/virulence factor BrkB family protein, with the protein MTSASTNSENHYDASARGRNAISPQGMPSTGWRDVIMRAKQEMDVDNLGLVSAGVAFYFFLAVFPAMAAFISLYGLLTDTADALNQLQSFTSLLPSEASSVLLDQIKSVTSQSSTTLGLGAFASLLFAFWSSMKGTLALITALNIVYEEHESRGVIRIRAVALLLTVGAIVFVTISLITLTLIPVLLEFFNTNRLIQMSFSYLRWPVLVIIIICLLSVLYRIAPDRRQARWRWVTPGAVLATILWITGSALFSWYVSEFGNFNEVYGSIGAVVLLLFWFYLTAYVVLIGAELNAELEHQTCIDTTVGEDRPMGKRGAKVADTVGKEPPVSLVGRWINRICGN; encoded by the coding sequence ATGACCTCGGCTTCGACAAATTCAGAAAATCACTATGATGCTTCGGCGCGCGGCAGGAATGCGATCAGTCCCCAAGGGATGCCTAGCACAGGTTGGCGCGACGTGATAATGCGAGCCAAGCAAGAAATGGACGTTGATAATCTGGGTTTGGTTTCAGCTGGCGTTGCATTTTATTTTTTCCTCGCGGTTTTTCCAGCAATGGCTGCCTTCATTTCTTTATACGGTTTGTTAACCGATACAGCCGATGCGCTTAACCAGTTACAATCGTTTACCAGCTTGCTTCCGTCGGAGGCAAGTTCTGTATTATTAGACCAAATCAAATCGGTGACATCGCAATCGAGTACTACGCTCGGTTTGGGCGCATTCGCTAGCTTGTTATTTGCTTTTTGGAGTTCAATGAAAGGCACCCTGGCTTTAATAACTGCGTTGAATATTGTGTACGAAGAGCATGAAAGTAGAGGTGTAATCCGGATTCGTGCGGTTGCTTTGCTATTGACCGTTGGTGCGATTGTTTTTGTAACTATCTCACTAATCACGCTCACGCTCATACCTGTATTGTTGGAATTTTTTAATACTAACCGCTTGATCCAAATGTCGTTTAGTTATTTAAGATGGCCGGTTCTGGTGATCATTATTATATGTTTGCTGTCGGTACTATACAGAATAGCGCCGGATCGACGCCAGGCCCGTTGGCGGTGGGTTACTCCAGGCGCCGTGTTGGCAACCATTCTGTGGATCACCGGATCTGCGTTGTTCTCTTGGTATGTGTCTGAGTTTGGGAATTTCAACGAGGTGTACGGATCTATAGGGGCAGTGGTTTTATTGCTTTTCTGGTTTTATCTAACCGCGTATGTTGTCCTGATCGGGGCTGAATTGAATGCTGAGTTAGAACATCAAACCTGTATTGATACCACTGTAGGCGAAGATCGCCCGATGGGTAAGAGGGGGGCGAAAGTGGCTGATACTGTTGGAAAAGAGCCACCTGTTTCGTTAGTTGGGCGCTGGATTAATCGGATATGTGGTAACTAA
- a CDS encoding ABC transporter substrate-binding protein — MFAGLNKTRSLIVCGVASLVAPIVGAETITIGIGHQSTVTNTVPGGIILEKLKLLEKHLPKDGKYSDADYKIVYKDYTSGPPITNQMIAGKLSFGVMGDYPLIVNGAKFEELGKTESRFIAVTGYNLKGTGNGIVVPMNSDVYSLDQLKGKTISTPVGSAAWGMTLKVLRDHDMLDGVELKNQAPPVGVSNIAQGKIDAHSDFCPWSEVMEFRGTGRKIYDGSEADIPTFHGTVVRTAFAEKYPEIVQAYLNATLEAQDWINADPVMAATKVGEWTGIEKEVLYLYFSKGGISTFEASIKPEWVAALKYDHDLLMKEKDVPPLTFEKWIDSTYVKAAYEARGVSYDKQLTTMVTPVVDDKNLAPAEIWLDKSGIKSYDSVAEMTADYKKLSETGEKINAAYVYDKATGLKLFSHVAFYVEHPSGELVSYMKKGEAEKAKGKGALISWSEVVKTEKVAMAE, encoded by the coding sequence ATGTTTGCGGGCTTGAATAAGACCAGATCACTTATTGTGTGTGGGGTAGCATCTCTGGTGGCACCGATTGTCGGTGCTGAAACAATTACCATAGGAATCGGACATCAAAGTACGGTTACGAATACGGTTCCCGGAGGGATTATTCTTGAAAAGTTAAAGCTGCTTGAAAAACATCTTCCCAAGGACGGTAAGTACAGCGATGCTGATTATAAAATTGTATATAAGGATTACACTTCCGGTCCCCCGATTACCAATCAAATGATCGCAGGCAAATTATCGTTCGGGGTCATGGGCGATTATCCTCTCATAGTGAACGGGGCGAAGTTTGAAGAACTCGGAAAAACCGAGAGCCGGTTCATTGCCGTGACGGGTTATAACCTGAAAGGGACAGGGAACGGCATTGTTGTGCCAATGAATTCCGATGTCTATTCGTTAGACCAGTTAAAAGGTAAAACTATTTCCACACCGGTCGGAAGTGCGGCATGGGGAATGACATTAAAAGTGTTGCGGGACCACGATATGCTGGATGGGGTGGAGCTAAAGAACCAGGCGCCTCCGGTTGGCGTCAGTAATATCGCCCAGGGTAAAATAGACGCTCATTCGGATTTTTGTCCCTGGTCTGAGGTTATGGAGTTTCGTGGTACAGGTCGCAAAATATATGACGGCAGCGAAGCGGATATTCCGACATTTCACGGCACCGTTGTAAGGACCGCTTTTGCAGAAAAGTATCCTGAAATTGTTCAGGCGTATTTAAATGCGACATTGGAAGCTCAGGATTGGATTAACGCTGATCCGGTTATGGCTGCAACCAAAGTAGGGGAGTGGACCGGCATTGAAAAAGAAGTCCTTTATCTTTATTTCTCCAAAGGCGGTATATCCACTTTCGAAGCGTCAATCAAACCTGAGTGGGTTGCTGCGTTAAAGTACGATCATGATCTTCTAATGAAGGAAAAAGATGTACCCCCGTTAACGTTCGAAAAATGGATCGATTCAACCTATGTGAAGGCAGCGTACGAAGCTCGCGGTGTGAGTTATGACAAGCAATTGACTACAATGGTGACACCGGTTGTTGATGATAAAAATCTGGCGCCTGCGGAAATATGGCTGGATAAGTCCGGGATAAAATCCTATGACTCAGTGGCGGAGATGACCGCAGACTATAAGAAACTCAGTGAAACCGGCGAAAAGATTAATGCAGCGTATGTATATGATAAAGCAACCGGTTTAAAACTGTTTAGTCATGTCGCATTTTATGTAGAGCATCCATCTGGTGAGCTGGTGTCCTATATGAAAAAGGGCGAGGCAGAAAAAGCAAAAGGCAAGGGTGCTTTAATCAGCTGGTCTGAGGTCGTTAAAACTGAAAAGGTAGCGATGGCTGAATAG